One Tachysurus vachellii isolate PV-2020 chromosome 8, HZAU_Pvac_v1, whole genome shotgun sequence genomic window carries:
- the p2ry8 gene encoding P2Y purinoceptor 8, with protein sequence MNQSGKIDNNTLSILQTKWVSDIMSAIYVIVTLVNVCGNGLSMWLLLFRTYPKTPSIIFMINLTITDLAMGLALPFQIMYQLQGYNWTLGSSMCNVLTVTFFVNMYCSILTMTAISVERYMGIVKPMRFKRANVKTRYAIIACIFMWAIVLAVLSPLEKTDLTFYVPELNITTCFDILKKDMLPSLAHWTAFLFAMFFVLFLCPFIITVYSYIRIICVLIKNSNSNQKERAVRLAFIVMFVFIVCFAPNNILLLAHTITKLYYKKSLYMYYKLSLSLSCINSCLDPFIYYLASKDFRRKMRQMLKLQNLSMVDMSEMSECRRESFHSARTGSIGKADDKPSISRVNSNS encoded by the coding sequence CCCTGTCTATACTTCAAACCAAATGGGTTAGTGACATTATGTCAGCCATCTATGTCATTGTGACCCTGGTGAACGTCTGTGGGAATGGCCTTTCCATGTGGCTGCTGTTGTTCCGCACCTACCCAAAGACCCCTTCTATCATCTTTATGATCAATCTCACCATTACTGACCTGGCAATGGGCTTAGCACTCCCTTTCCAAATCATGTACCAATTGCAAGGCTACAACTGGACTCTGGGCTCAAGCATGTGCAACGTACTAACAGTCACCTTCTTTGTTAACATGTATTGTTCTATTTTGACAATGACTGCTATAAGCGTTGAACGCTACATGGGTATTGTGAAGCCGATGCGCTTCAAACGGGCAAATGTGAAGACAAGGTATGCAATTATTGCATGCATCTTTATGTGGGCCATAGTCCTAGCAGTTCTCAGCCCACTGGAGAAGACGGATTTGACATTCTACGTGCCTGAGCTCAACATCACCACCTGCTTTGACATCCTAAAGAAGGACATGCTCCCATCACTTGCACACTGGACAGCCTTCCTGTTTGCcatgttttttgttctgttccTCTGTCCCTTCATCATAACGGTGTACAGCTATATAAGGATCATCTGTGTTCTTATCAAAAATTCCAATAGCAACCAGAAAGAGCGTGCTGTTCGCCttgcttttattgtcatgtttgtgtttattgtctGTTTTGCACCCAACAACATACTACTCTTAGCCCACACAATCACAAAGCTGTACTATAAAAAATCTCTCTACATGTACTATAAGCTGTCCCTGTCACTTAGCTGCATCAACAGCTGCCTGGATCCATTCATCTATTATCTAGCCTCGAAGGATTTCCGTCGAAAGATGAGACAGATGTTGAAGCTGCAAAACCTCAGCATGGTGGATATGAGTGAAATGAGTGAATGCCGCAGAGAAAGTTTCCATTCAGCTCGTACTGGTTCTATTGGTAAAGCAGATGATAAACCATCTATTAGTCGGGTCAATTCGAACTCATag
- the asmtl gene encoding probable bifunctional dTTP/UTP pyrophosphatase/methyltransferase protein, producing MPPLFRLSSWWTRIGAVVQTSEDKMVLHPVMSKLHGKLVVLASASPRRREILTNTGLRFEVVPSWFKETLDKALFKTPYEYAVETAKQKALEVAQRMPLKHLKNPDIVIGADTVVTVDGLILEKPVDKQDAYCMLSRLSGKEHSVYTGVVIVLCHEREGGETEYKVVDFYEETKVKFAELSEEMLWEYINSGEPMDKAGGYGIQALGGMLVEYVQGDFLNVVGFPLNHFCKELGKIYNGSPESPAYKIKCKKSPESDGPCTSVSRLSKEAVQPDISSFTNSDSVHNVVEPEATKSNNEGFPHSLVELLDGFKASKTLFTASKLGVFDVMSDSGLTVDEVAIQINASVLGTEKLLDAAVSIGLLHKLKCEDKLVYRNTEQARQFLVSDSPLSLHAYILHCNDMIWPLFNHLESAVREGTNQHERAFGKKPENVFQDIYFKKDDMVMRFMNAMHSIAKVSGRDVATAFDLSRFRTACDVGGCTGAMAYEFTKAHPDLSVIVFDLPAVIEMRSHFQPLEQDSRVSFVAGDFFKDDIPKADLYILARILHDWSDDKVHGLLSKLSKTCTPGCGLLLSEILLDEERTRPSRALLQALSMTEGSQRSATEYSNLIRKHGFSPVHTRYTDNLLDAMLFVKDD from the exons ATGCCCCCATTGTTCCGGTTGAGCTCGTGGTGGACGCGAATAGGTGCAGTGGTGCAG ACCTCTGAAGACAAAATGGTGTTGCACCCAGTAATGTCCAAGCTGCATGGAAAACTTGTAGTTCTGGCCAGTGCGTCTCCGAGGAGACGAGAGATTTTGACCAACACG GGTTTGCGGTTTGAAGTGGTGCCCTCTTGGTTTAAAGAGACTTTGGACAAGGCCTTGTTTAAAACGCCCTATGAATACGCAGTCGAAACAGCAAAGCAAAAGGCCCTGGAAGTGGCTCAGAGAATGCCACTT AAACATCTTAAAAACCCAGATATAGTGATTGGAGCAGACACTGTTGTG ACAGTGGATGGTTTAATTCTGGAGAAGCCTGTAGATAAGCAAGATGCCTACTGTATGCTGTCTAG ATTGAGTGGAAAAgaacacagtgtatacacagGAGTGGTCATAGTCCTCTGTCATGAAAGAGAGG GTGGAGAAACAGAGTACAAAGTGGTGGACTTTTATGAAGAGACAAAGGTGAAGTTTGCAGAGCTGTCAGAGGAGATGCTTTGGGAATACATTAACAGTGGAGAGCCCAT GGACAAAGCTGGTGGTTATGGAATCCAGGCTTTGGGTGGAATGCTTGTGGAATATGTGCAAGGAGATTTTCTTAATGTGGTGGGCTTCCCACTAAATCATTTCTGCAAAGAGCTGGGAAAGATTTACAACGGTTCACCTGAGAGCCCTGCTTATAAGATAAAGTGCAAGAAGTCACCAGAGTCTGATGGACCATGCACTTCTGTCAGCCGTCTGTCTAAAGAAGCTGTACAACCGGACATCAGCAGTTTCACGAACTCTGACTCAGTGCACAATGTTGTGGAACCTGAGGCTACCAAGAGCAACAATGAAGGCTTCCCTCACAGCTTAGTAGAACTACTGGATGGATTTAAAGCATCAAAG ACTTTGTTTACAGCATCCAAACTGGGTGTGTTTGACGTTATGAGTGACTCTGGCCTTACGGTGGATGAAGTAGCTATTCAAATTAATGCCTCAGTGTTGGGCACTGAAAAGTTACTGGATGCTGCTGTATCTATAGGACTACTACATAAGCTCAAATGTGAAGATAAGCTTG TGTATAGGAATACAGAGCAGGCCAGACAGTTCCTGGTATCAGACAGCCCCCTGTCTCTGCATGCGTACATCCTGCACTGCAACGACATGATCTGGCCACTCTTCAACCACCTTGAGAGTGCGGTCAGGGAAGGCACAAATCAGCATGAGAGGGCTTTTGGGAAGAAGCCTGAAAATGTGTTTCAG GATATCTACTTCAAAAAAGATGATATGGTGATGCGCTTTATGAATGCCATGCACAGCATCGCTAAAGTGTCTGGAAGAGATGTGGCCACAGCATTCGATTTGTCACGCTTTAGGACAGCCTGCGATGTTGGAG GCTGTACTGGTGCCATGGCATATGAGTTCACTAAAGCCCATCCTGATCTCTCTGTAATTGTATTTGACTTGCCAGCAGTTATTGAAATGAGAAGTCACTTCCAGCCTTTAGAGCAGGACAGCAGAGTTTCATTTGTTGCAG GTGATTTCTTCAAAGATGACATACCAAAAGCAGACCTCTATATCCTTGCACGAATTCTCCATGATTGGTCAGATGATAAAGTACATGGGCTGTTGAGTAAATTGTCCAAGACATGCACTCCGG GCTGTGGCTTGTTGCTCTCAGAGATTCTGTTGGATGAGGAGAGGACCAGGCCAAGTCGAGCCCTGCTGCAGGCACTCAGCATGACTGAAGGCAGTCAGAGGAGTGCCACAGAGTACAGTAACCTAATAAGAAAGCATGGGTTCAGCCCTGTACATACCCGATACACAGACAATCTACTAGATGCCATGCTTTTTGTGAAAGATGATTAA
- the slc25a6 gene encoding ADP/ATP translocase 3, whose protein sequence is MADAAISFVKDFLAGGVAAAISKTAVAPIERVKLLLQVQHASKQISADKQYKGIIDCIVRIPKEQGFVSFWRGNLANVIRYFPTQALNFAFKDKYKQIFLGGVDRHTQFWRYFAGNLASGGAAGATSLCFVYPLDFARTRLAADVGKATSTREFSGLGDCLTKIFRSDGLRGLYQGFNVSVQGIIIYRAAYFGIYDTAKGMLPDPKNTHIVVSWMIAQSVTAVAGVVSYPFDTVRRRMMMQSGRKAADIMYTGTIDCWRKIARDEGGKAFFKGALSNVFRGMGGAFVLVLYDEFKKFV, encoded by the exons ATGGCTGATGCTGCGATATCGTTTGTAAAAGACTTCCTTGCGGGCGGAGTTGCGGCTGCTATTTCTAAAACAGCCGTTGCTCCGATCGAGAGAGTGAAACTGCTTCTGCAG GTCCAACATGCCAGCAAGCAAATCAGCGCTGACAAACAGTATAAAGGAATTATCGACTGTATTGTGAGGATTCCCAAAGAGCAAGGCTTTGTCTCCTTCTGGCGTGGCAATCTAGCGAATGTCATCCGTTATTTCCCCACCCAAGCCCTCAACTTTGCCTTTAAGGACAAGTATAAACAGATCTTCTTGGGTGGTGTTGACAGGCACACTCAATTCTGGCGTTATTTTGCTGGAAACCTGGCATCTGGTGGCGCAGCAGGAGCCACATCACTTTGTTTCGTCTATCCCCTCGACTTTGCCCGTACCCGTTTAGCAGCTGATGTGGGAAAAGCCACCTCCACCAGAGAATTCAGTGGCCTGGGTGACTGCCTGACTAAGATCTTCAGGTCTGATGGATTGCGAGGCCTGTATCAGGGCTTTAATGTGTCTGTGCAAGGCATCATCATCTACAGGGCAGCTTACTTTGGAATCTATGACACAGCCAAAG GTATGCTTCCTGATCCGAAGAACACCCACATTGTGGTTAGCTGGATGATTGCACAGAGCGTCACAGCAGTGGCTGGTGTGGTCTCTTATCCTTTTGACACCGTGAGGCGCCGCATGATGATGCAGTCTGGACGCAAAGCAG CTGACATTATGTACACTGGGACAATAGACTGCTGGAGGAAGATTGCCCGTGATGAGGGTGGCAAAGCATTCTTCAAAGGAGCTTTGTCTAATGTTTTTAGAGGCATGGGAGGTGCTTTTGTGCTTGTGCTGTATGATGAATTTAAGAAATTTGTTTAA
- the crlf2 gene encoding cytokine receptor-like factor 2 — translation MKCCTCCVLLVLCVAQFRVKCASVGLNTFNMKISHTSHSLNMSWEMPDQQKSKLCYRTHVQYRSHCETSWKNNTNISKFSFVLPAPDMKKNYAFRLRMRLDCIDQSWGEWSPVKYWRNDTGPCITEVSLFTVKDYLLISMAPVAGFMLVYAITHDRVRRLVLPIIPDPKHIQERILNIEQVQWWSNFTQTCEDCKVSEIKVNDREEEKTEITLIKCDLDVDEQLPHTHPNHMVPGRHSFDLAKNDSMNSIHSSDTSEDNIGTQCLTTRPGYIII, via the exons ATGAAGTGCTGTACTTGCTGTGTACTGCTAGTCTTGTGTGTTGCTCAATTCAGGGTCAAATGTGCTTCAGTGG gattaaacacttttaatatGAAGATTAGCCACACATCACATAGCTTAAACATGTCTTGGGAGATGCCAGATCAACAGAAAAGCAAGCTGTGCTACAGGACCCATGTGCAGTACCGGAGCCACTGTGAGACTTCCTGGAAG AACAACACTAACATTTCAAAGTTCTCCTTTGTGCTGCCGGCTCCAGATATGAAAAAGAATTATGCTTTCAGACTAAGGATGAGGCTAGATTGTATAGACCAGTCCTGGGGAGAATGGAGTCCAGTGAAATACTGGAGGAATGACACAG GACCCTGCATTACAGAGGTctcattatttacagtaaaggATTATTTGTTGATATCGATGGCGCCAGTGGCAGGTTTCATGCTTGTTTATGCAATTACACATGATCG GGTAAGAAGACTTGTCCTTCCTATAATTCCAGATCCAAAGCATATCCAAGAGAGAATTTTAAACATTGAACAGGTTCAG TGGTGGAGCAACTTTACACAAACATGTGAAGATTGCAAGGTATCAGAAATAAAGGTTAATGACAGGGAGGAGGAGAAGACTGAAATCACTCTCATCAAGTGTGATCTTGATGTTGATGAACAACTCCCTCATACTCATCCTAATCACATGGTTCCTGGAAGGCATAGCTTTGACCTTGCAAAAAATGACAGCATGAATTCCATTCACTCTTCTGATACGTCTGAGGACAACATTGGAACACAATGTCTGACTACCAGACCAGGCtacatcattatataa